In Nonomuraea sp. NBC_00507, the following are encoded in one genomic region:
- a CDS encoding LysR family transcriptional regulator produces the protein MQDQLDLNLLRVFDALLQDGSVTGAAERLHLSIPATSRALGRLRRAMGDPILVRAGRGMVPTPFALRTAPRVRSLLEEASALISADRDVTIADLKRTFTIRINDGVAATLASAAVEAAAAVAPGVTLRFVTEGSESIEALRDGSVDLDIGAGDVAAPDIRTTVLYHEHVVAIVRADSPLGRHRRPTLAQLCQYPHVSASRRGLARGPLDDALEAAGLQRHVAAVVPTFAVALLVVASSHYVGLVPQRLAEQYGQALGIRWVPIPTDLPEIDVRLLWHARLDVDPAQRWLRDTIRDTFCSPS, from the coding sequence ATGCAGGACCAGCTCGACCTCAATCTGCTGCGGGTGTTCGACGCGCTGCTCCAGGACGGCAGCGTCACGGGCGCGGCCGAGCGCCTTCACCTGTCCATCCCCGCCACCAGCCGGGCGCTCGGCCGGTTGCGGCGGGCGATGGGAGACCCGATCCTGGTACGCGCCGGTCGTGGGATGGTGCCCACCCCGTTCGCGCTGCGGACCGCGCCGCGGGTGCGGTCGCTGCTTGAAGAGGCCTCGGCGCTGATCAGCGCCGACCGCGACGTCACGATCGCCGACCTCAAGCGCACCTTCACGATCCGCATCAACGACGGCGTGGCTGCGACCCTGGCGTCAGCGGCGGTCGAAGCCGCCGCCGCGGTCGCCCCAGGTGTGACTCTGCGGTTCGTCACGGAGGGTAGTGAGAGCATTGAGGCTCTGCGCGATGGATCGGTCGATCTGGACATCGGCGCCGGCGATGTCGCCGCTCCCGACATCCGGACCACCGTGCTTTACCACGAACACGTGGTCGCCATCGTCCGCGCCGACAGCCCACTGGGCCGTCACCGTCGGCCGACGTTGGCGCAGTTGTGCCAGTATCCCCACGTCTCGGCCTCGCGCCGCGGCCTTGCCCGCGGGCCACTCGACGACGCGCTGGAGGCCGCGGGCCTCCAGCGCCACGTCGCAGCCGTCGTCCCCACCTTCGCCGTCGCCTTACTCGTAGTCGCATCCAGCCACTACGTCGGGCTCGTCCCTCAACGCCTCGCCGAGCAGTACGGCCAAGCCCTTGGCATCCGCTGGGTTCCCATCCCCACGGACCTGCCGGAAATCGACGTACGACTGCTCTGGCACGCACGGCTCGACGTCGATCCGGCACAGCGCTGGCTCCGCGACACGATCCGCGACACTTTCTGCTCCCCGTCCTGA
- a CDS encoding glycoside hydrolase family 31 protein: protein MSFDKMKEHFRLDTRPVANPANIVQGDCYRITVLDAGLVRLEYSQTGEFEDRASQTVVNRAFAPCKFTVSEGGDRDGVLEINTERLQLTYDGGEFTTHGLSVQAKGGFHGNVWRFAMPVSNLGGTARTLDDVDGAIALEDGVLARGGIAMIDDSATVLLTDDGWIAPRRPGNLDLYVFAYGHDYRRALEVFYQLTGPTPLLPRYALGNWWSRYHPYSAETYLALMDRFDDEGIPFSVAVIDMDWHLVDIDPKHGSGWTGYTWNTELFPDPAGFLRELHARGLATSLNLHPADGVRAHEAAYPALAQRMGIDPHSGAPVQFNPTDPGFLQAYFEELHHPLEAEGVDFWWLDWQQGGITRMPGLDPLWLLNHLHFLDSGRDGRRPLTFSRYAGLGSHRYPIGFSGDTCITWESLDFQPYFTATASNAGYGWWSHDIGGHFKGYKDNELATRWVQLGVFSPINRLHANENPFNSKEPWQFGPHAQRVMTEFLRLRHQLLPYLATMNLRAHQGQPIVEPMYYEYPDEPAAYAVPNQFMFGTELLVAPITSPADRQTGLGRVKAWLPEGTWVDLFTGTRYRGGRTLYLHRSLDSIPVLARAGAIVPMVPADDIGGGTDPTSRIELRVFAGSDGEFILVEDRDDQRWARTRITYDDSSGQVTVHDVQGEASTLPGDRTYHPVIIGGPGDNGPDILDAVFRILDRAQMGFELKNAAFEAVRTSASPADAVMALQALDVTPSLLGAVAELLLAH from the coding sequence GTGAGTTTCGACAAGATGAAAGAGCACTTCCGACTCGACACCCGGCCCGTCGCGAACCCGGCGAACATCGTGCAGGGCGACTGCTACCGGATCACGGTCCTGGATGCGGGCCTGGTGCGGCTGGAGTACAGCCAGACCGGCGAGTTCGAGGACCGCGCCTCCCAGACGGTCGTCAATCGCGCCTTCGCGCCGTGCAAGTTCACGGTGTCCGAGGGCGGTGACCGGGACGGCGTCCTGGAGATCAACACTGAGCGGCTGCAACTGACCTATGACGGCGGTGAGTTCACCACGCACGGACTGTCCGTCCAGGCCAAGGGGGGCTTTCACGGCAATGTGTGGCGCTTCGCCATGCCGGTCTCCAACCTCGGGGGCACGGCACGCACCCTCGACGACGTCGACGGCGCGATTGCCCTGGAGGACGGAGTGCTGGCGCGCGGCGGAATCGCCATGATCGACGACTCCGCCACGGTCCTGCTGACCGACGACGGCTGGATCGCACCGCGTCGACCCGGCAACCTCGACCTCTACGTCTTCGCCTACGGCCACGACTACCGGCGCGCCCTGGAGGTGTTCTACCAGCTCACCGGTCCCACGCCGCTGCTGCCGCGCTACGCCCTGGGTAACTGGTGGAGCCGCTACCACCCGTACTCGGCCGAGACGTACCTGGCGCTCATGGACCGATTCGACGACGAGGGCATCCCGTTCTCCGTCGCGGTCATCGACATGGACTGGCACCTGGTCGACATCGACCCGAAGCACGGCAGCGGCTGGACCGGCTACACCTGGAACACCGAGCTGTTTCCCGATCCCGCCGGCTTCCTGCGGGAGTTGCACGCCCGCGGGCTGGCCACCTCGCTGAACCTGCACCCGGCCGACGGTGTGCGCGCCCACGAGGCGGCATACCCGGCCCTGGCCCAGCGCATGGGCATCGACCCGCACTCCGGTGCCCCCGTACAGTTCAACCCCACCGACCCCGGCTTCCTGCAGGCCTACTTCGAGGAACTGCACCACCCGCTCGAAGCCGAGGGGGTCGACTTCTGGTGGTTGGACTGGCAACAAGGCGGGATCACCCGGATGCCCGGGCTGGACCCCCTGTGGCTGCTCAACCACCTCCACTTCCTCGACTCGGGACGCGACGGGCGGCGCCCGCTGACGTTCTCCCGCTACGCCGGGCTCGGCAGCCACCGTTACCCGATCGGATTCTCCGGCGACACCTGCATCACCTGGGAGTCGCTGGACTTCCAGCCGTACTTCACCGCCACTGCCTCGAACGCCGGCTACGGCTGGTGGAGCCACGACATCGGCGGACACTTCAAGGGCTACAAGGACAACGAACTCGCCACCCGGTGGGTGCAACTCGGAGTCTTCTCACCGATCAACCGGCTGCACGCCAACGAGAACCCGTTCAACTCCAAAGAGCCCTGGCAGTTCGGACCTCACGCCCAGCGGGTCATGACCGAGTTCCTCCGCCTGCGCCACCAACTGCTGCCCTACCTCGCCACGATGAACCTCCGCGCCCACCAAGGACAACCCATCGTCGAACCGATGTACTACGAGTACCCCGACGAGCCGGCCGCCTATGCCGTGCCCAACCAGTTCATGTTCGGCACCGAACTGCTCGTCGCACCCATCACCTCGCCCGCCGACCGGCAGACCGGGTTGGGGCGGGTGAAGGCATGGCTCCCCGAGGGCACTTGGGTCGACCTGTTCACCGGAACGCGATACCGAGGCGGCCGCACGCTGTATCTGCACCGCTCCCTCGACTCCATCCCGGTGCTGGCCCGGGCGGGAGCCATCGTGCCGATGGTGCCCGCAGACGACATCGGTGGCGGCACGGACCCCACGAGCCGGATCGAACTACGCGTATTCGCCGGCAGCGATGGCGAGTTCATCCTGGTCGAGGACCGCGACGACCAACGGTGGGCCCGCACCCGGATCACCTACGACGACAGCTCCGGTCAGGTGACGGTGCACGACGTGCAGGGCGAGGCCTCCACCCTGCCGGGCGACCGCACCTACCACCCGGTGATCATCGGCGGCCCCGGCGACAATGGTCCGGACATACTGGACGCGGTGTTCCGCATCCTCGACCGGGCACAGATGGGCTTCGAACTCAAAAACGCGGCGTTCGAGGCGGTACGCACCAGTGCCTCACCCGCCGACGCCGTCATGGCCCTGCAGGCCCTCGACGTGACACCGAGCCTGCTCGGAGCCGTCGCCGAACTCCTCCTAGCCCACTGA
- a CDS encoding carbohydrate ABC transporter permease, whose translation MDTVVTTLESMFAALGLAKDLRPLAAFGVMAAVAYLLFLIPIYIAVLRHRMTRTAAAFWIFVSPWVFGFLVFTAGPMVYSLALSLFDWDLVNPAKFIGIDNYSRAATDPKVAKAIQVTLTYAVISVPLQVALSLAVSLLLNMKVKGINVFRTIWYLPSLVTGVAQVILFLWVFNPNYGLLNGFLGVFGIEGPTWFRDPHWALPAVIIMSLWTVGGNMVIYLAGLQDVPTELYEAAALDGAGPLRKFWNITIPQISPVIFFNAVTGLIGSMQIFTQGFVVTQNGGGPRDSLLFFVLYMYNNAFKLFEMGYASALAWILLVIILLLTLLVFRGSAFWVYYESMPTKAKKKGKKNVRTA comes from the coding sequence GTGGACACCGTCGTCACGACGCTAGAGAGCATGTTCGCCGCGCTGGGACTCGCCAAGGACCTCCGCCCACTCGCCGCGTTCGGGGTCATGGCGGCGGTGGCCTACCTGTTGTTCCTCATCCCCATCTACATCGCCGTCCTGCGCCACCGCATGACCCGCACGGCCGCAGCCTTCTGGATCTTCGTCTCTCCCTGGGTCTTCGGGTTCCTCGTATTCACCGCTGGCCCCATGGTGTATTCCCTCGCCCTGTCGCTTTTCGACTGGGATCTCGTCAACCCTGCGAAGTTCATCGGCATCGACAACTACTCGAGGGCAGCCACCGACCCGAAAGTCGCCAAAGCGATCCAAGTCACTCTGACCTATGCCGTCATCAGCGTCCCGCTGCAGGTCGCTCTTTCCCTGGCCGTTTCGCTCTTGCTCAACATGAAGGTCAAGGGCATCAACGTCTTCCGTACCATCTGGTACCTGCCCAGCCTCGTGACGGGAGTTGCCCAGGTCATCCTCTTCCTGTGGGTCTTCAACCCCAACTACGGACTCCTGAACGGGTTCCTCGGGGTGTTCGGCATCGAAGGCCCCACCTGGTTCCGTGATCCTCACTGGGCACTGCCCGCGGTGATCATCATGAGCCTCTGGACCGTCGGCGGAAACATGGTGATCTACCTCGCCGGGCTTCAGGACGTACCCACGGAGCTTTACGAAGCCGCTGCACTCGACGGAGCCGGACCGCTACGGAAGTTCTGGAACATCACCATTCCCCAGATCAGCCCCGTGATCTTCTTCAACGCGGTCACTGGGCTGATCGGCTCGATGCAGATCTTCACTCAGGGTTTCGTCGTGACGCAGAACGGAGGAGGCCCTCGGGACTCGCTGTTGTTCTTCGTCCTCTACATGTACAACAACGCATTCAAGTTGTTTGAGATGGGATACGCCTCGGCCCTGGCCTGGATTCTGCTCGTCATAATCCTCCTCCTCACCCTGCTGGTGTTCCGGGGAAGCGCGTTCTGGGTCTATTACGAGTCGATGCCGACGAAGGCGAAGAAGAAGGGAAAGAAGAATGTTCGCACCGCCTGA
- a CDS encoding NUDIX hydrolase — protein sequence MSDRVRAVLITPDDKMLTIGRIRPGHASYSVLPGGGVEDSDRSLEAALQREIEEELGGQAVIHSLIHIDDSVPGQRQYIFLARIDAWDIRARSGPEFNDPARGQYLLQATPLTREAVVGLNLLPDVVAVLLADHVRVLFAMADLRGACQGQPGAVRCGERRDTSP from the coding sequence GTGAGCGACCGTGTCCGGGCCGTCCTGATCACGCCGGACGACAAGATGCTCACCATCGGGCGAATCCGGCCAGGACATGCGTCCTACTCCGTCCTGCCCGGCGGCGGTGTCGAAGACAGCGACCGCAGCCTCGAGGCGGCGCTACAACGCGAGATCGAGGAAGAACTCGGCGGCCAGGCCGTCATTCACTCCCTCATCCACATCGATGACAGTGTGCCTGGGCAGCGGCAGTACATTTTCCTGGCGCGCATCGACGCCTGGGATATCAGGGCGCGTTCCGGCCCTGAGTTCAACGATCCCGCCCGCGGCCAATACCTGCTGCAGGCCACACCGCTTACGCGCGAGGCCGTCGTTGGCTTGAACCTGCTGCCTGACGTGGTCGCTGTCCTTCTTGCCGATCATGTCCGCGTGCTGTTTGCCATGGCGGATCTTCGTGGGGCGTGTCAAGGGCAGCCAGGTGCAGTTCGGTGTGGGGAACGCCGAGACACGAGCCCTTGA
- a CDS encoding carbohydrate ABC transporter permease, whose amino-acid sequence MFAPPEPAVRTTAAPSSREKERRRRVSPTEPSRISRLIALVALIIGSTVFAYPFIWMIATALRTNEGIAAGGISIWPIQWQWSNFSDGLGSFPFWLYLGNSVISTFVPVVFTVLVSSLVGFAFARIPARGSGALFAVVLGTMLLPGEVTLVPQFILFRALDMIDTLYPVILPAVFGSPFYIFLFRQFYLRLPQSLTEAAIIDGAGWFRIWRTIYLPLSQPIIVAAAVLQFMASWNNFIGPAIYVTTERWKTLPLALAGFSSTNSTNTSLLMATAIVVIAPCIAIFFLAQRHIVGGLSFTGSK is encoded by the coding sequence ATGTTCGCACCGCCTGAACCCGCTGTCCGCACAACAGCAGCCCCGTCGTCGCGCGAGAAGGAACGACGTCGGCGAGTTTCGCCGACCGAGCCGAGTCGCATCAGCCGACTCATCGCACTTGTCGCCCTGATCATCGGATCGACAGTGTTCGCCTACCCGTTCATTTGGATGATCGCGACCGCTCTCCGCACGAACGAGGGAATCGCCGCCGGCGGGATCAGCATCTGGCCCATCCAGTGGCAGTGGTCGAACTTCTCCGACGGCCTCGGGTCGTTCCCGTTCTGGCTCTACCTCGGCAACAGCGTCATATCAACATTCGTGCCTGTCGTGTTCACTGTGCTGGTTTCGTCCCTCGTGGGTTTCGCCTTCGCAAGGATTCCCGCCCGTGGTTCCGGCGCGCTGTTCGCTGTCGTCTTGGGCACCATGCTGCTGCCCGGCGAAGTGACCCTCGTTCCTCAGTTCATCCTTTTCCGCGCGCTCGACATGATCGACACTCTCTACCCGGTCATTCTTCCGGCAGTGTTCGGATCACCGTTCTACATCTTCCTGTTCCGGCAATTCTATCTCCGCCTGCCACAGTCCCTGACCGAAGCAGCAATCATCGACGGTGCCGGTTGGTTCAGAATTTGGCGCACCATCTATCTGCCCCTGTCGCAGCCGATTATCGTCGCCGCCGCTGTGCTCCAGTTCATGGCATCGTGGAACAACTTCATCGGCCCGGCGATCTACGTGACGACGGAACGATGGAAAACGCTGCCGCTCGCACTCGCCGGCTTCAGCTCGACCAACAGCACGAACACCAGCCTGCTCATGGCAACGGCCATCGTCGTCATCGCCCCGTGCATCGCCATCTTCTTCCTCGCACAGAGGCACATCGTCGGAGGGCTCTCCTTCACCGGAAGCAAATAG
- a CDS encoding MFS transporter, translating to MALNILGRDRAAPSLNRRGLLSVMCACVVLVVGMVAAVNLAVPMLAASALHPSASALVWIVDIYVIVFACLVIPGGAAGDRFGRKGVLLAGLLLFAVGGLLSATAPDVALLLAGRAITGVGAAAVLPNTLAVLLHAVPVERKSATIAIWASMTGIGGVVGNVGGGATLSGGSWRWLFAAAVPISLILAALVGRIAPVSPRHDRRLDLLGAMLLVGASVALLLGIVQGPEAGWGSPVVVAGFVGAGVLFAAWTLVELKVEYPLLDPRVFRVPGLRSACLGMASVFFGMFALFYLNASFLQYAMGFSVLWTGLGVIPLTVPVILGGRHVGRLSQRIGVDATIALAFVFVGGGLLGLSTSGAQTPYAGYAAWLVVTGVGVTLALPTLSGVIAGSLPPTQAGVGTGLQATTREFGSALGVAVIGTVFNARFAAALPPGIRADHDPHTVAQALAATTTGSARDVVTAFVSGADLGLRVIGVTVLVLGALVVGQSLLSRRGQAHTT from the coding sequence ATGGCACTCAACATCTTGGGCCGCGATCGCGCCGCACCCTCGCTGAACCGACGCGGCCTGCTATCGGTCATGTGCGCCTGCGTCGTGCTCGTCGTCGGCATGGTGGCCGCGGTCAACCTGGCCGTTCCGATGCTCGCGGCCAGTGCGCTGCACCCGTCGGCGTCGGCGCTGGTCTGGATCGTCGACATCTATGTGATCGTCTTCGCCTGTCTGGTGATCCCCGGGGGAGCCGCGGGCGATCGTTTCGGGCGCAAGGGTGTCCTGCTGGCCGGACTGCTGCTGTTCGCGGTGGGCGGGCTGCTGTCGGCCACGGCACCGGACGTGGCCCTGCTGCTGGCTGGCCGGGCGATCACCGGTGTCGGCGCCGCCGCTGTGCTGCCCAACACGCTCGCCGTCCTGCTGCACGCCGTACCTGTCGAACGCAAGAGCGCGACGATCGCGATCTGGGCGTCGATGACGGGTATCGGCGGAGTCGTCGGCAACGTCGGCGGTGGGGCCACCCTGTCCGGCGGATCATGGCGCTGGCTGTTCGCCGCAGCCGTACCGATCTCGCTGATCCTCGCTGCGCTCGTGGGACGCATCGCGCCGGTGTCGCCGCGCCATGACCGCCGGTTGGACCTGCTCGGCGCCATGTTGCTCGTCGGCGCGTCGGTGGCTCTGCTGCTCGGCATCGTCCAGGGTCCGGAGGCGGGTTGGGGCAGCCCGGTCGTCGTGGCCGGATTCGTCGGCGCTGGCGTGCTGTTCGCGGCTTGGACGCTCGTCGAGCTGAAGGTCGAGTACCCGCTGCTGGATCCTCGGGTCTTCCGAGTCCCGGGCCTGCGCAGCGCCTGCCTCGGCATGGCATCGGTCTTCTTCGGCATGTTCGCGCTGTTCTACCTCAACGCGTCTTTCCTGCAGTACGCCATGGGCTTCAGCGTGCTGTGGACCGGTCTCGGGGTCATCCCGCTGACCGTCCCGGTCATCCTCGGCGGACGGCATGTCGGACGTCTGTCGCAGCGCATCGGCGTGGACGCCACCATCGCGCTGGCGTTCGTGTTCGTCGGCGGTGGGCTGCTTGGCCTGTCCACCAGCGGCGCGCAGACGCCGTACGCCGGCTACGCGGCATGGCTCGTGGTGACCGGAGTCGGCGTGACGCTGGCACTGCCGACGCTGTCGGGCGTCATCGCGGGGTCGCTGCCGCCCACCCAGGCCGGGGTCGGGACCGGGTTGCAGGCCACCACCCGCGAGTTCGGCAGCGCGCTCGGCGTCGCCGTCATCGGCACGGTGTTCAACGCCCGGTTCGCCGCCGCCCTACCGCCAGGCATCCGCGCCGATCATGATCCGCACACCGTGGCCCAGGCACTCGCCGCCACCACAACCGGCAGCGCCCGCGACGTCGTAACGGCGTTCGTCTCGGGCGCGGACCTCGGACTCCGGGTGATCGGCGTCACCGTGCTCGTCCTCGGTGCCCTCGTGGTGGGGCAGTCGCTGCTGTCGCGACGAGGACAAGCACACACCACATAG
- a CDS encoding LacI family DNA-binding transcriptional regulator: MHPPTVEDVARVAGVSRQTVSNVLNAPQRVRPETRERVEAAIAKLGYRPNRMAQSLQAATSRMIGYRIKPADPHGLSSIHDRLLHAMSEAGRAADHHMLLFTANDEDEVANVQALHRAGAIDGVVLYGIGIDDPRPPALRRLRIPFAAFGRTGVDSDHPWVDIDNAAGTAAAVEHLVELGHRRIAFVSGTVGAAVADRCAEGWRTALDKHGLLDGSHGLNLRGEDTIATGERFGDALLDHADPPTAVVGANDTLAIGVLRAARRRGARLAVVGFDDTPAAVAMDLSSVRQPIEAVGHAIIRALLNEGGPTGLLLNPELVVRASSALP, from the coding sequence GTGCATCCGCCCACCGTTGAGGATGTCGCCCGGGTTGCTGGGGTGTCGCGGCAGACCGTGTCGAACGTGCTCAACGCGCCGCAGCGGGTGCGTCCGGAGACCCGGGAGCGGGTCGAGGCGGCGATCGCGAAGCTGGGTTATCGGCCGAACCGGATGGCGCAGTCGTTGCAGGCTGCCACGTCCCGCATGATCGGTTACCGGATCAAGCCGGCGGATCCTCATGGGCTCAGCAGTATCCATGACCGGCTTCTGCATGCGATGTCCGAGGCGGGCCGGGCTGCTGATCACCACATGTTGTTGTTCACCGCCAATGACGAGGACGAGGTCGCGAACGTTCAGGCGTTGCACCGTGCCGGGGCGATCGACGGGGTGGTGCTGTACGGCATCGGGATTGACGATCCGCGGCCGCCGGCGCTGCGGCGGCTTCGTATCCCGTTCGCCGCGTTCGGCCGTACCGGGGTCGATTCGGACCACCCGTGGGTGGATATCGACAACGCTGCGGGTACTGCTGCGGCGGTGGAGCATCTGGTGGAGCTCGGTCACCGACGGATCGCGTTCGTGAGCGGCACCGTGGGCGCCGCTGTCGCGGACCGGTGTGCCGAGGGCTGGCGTACCGCGCTGGACAAGCACGGTCTGCTGGACGGCTCCCACGGTCTGAACCTTCGTGGTGAGGACACTATTGCCACGGGTGAGCGGTTCGGGGACGCGTTGCTCGACCACGCCGATCCGCCGACTGCCGTTGTGGGGGCCAACGACACGCTGGCCATTGGCGTGCTGCGGGCCGCACGTCGCCGAGGGGCGCGGTTGGCCGTGGTGGGTTTCGATGACACCCCGGCCGCCGTCGCGATGGACCTGTCGAGCGTCCGGCAGCCCATCGAGGCCGTAGGCCACGCCATCATCCGCGCTCTGCTCAACGAGGGAGGCCCGACCGGTCTCTTGCTCAACCCGGAGCTGGTCGTCCGGGCATCGAGCGCCTTGCCCTGA
- a CDS encoding SDR family NAD(P)-dependent oxidoreductase, translating into MDESVWQRALDVNVTSHYRCARAFTETMVAHQYGRIIINIGSITARWPPQSGRIGCGLGGAAWSDSIVGSRTRSVRHLRQHRRARPDRS; encoded by the coding sequence CTGGATGAATCCGTGTGGCAGCGTGCTTTGGACGTCAACGTCACCAGCCATTACCGGTGCGCACGCGCGTTCACCGAGACGATGGTTGCGCACCAATATGGCCGCATCATCATCAACATCGGCAGCATCACCGCGCGCTGGCCGCCCCAGTCTGGTCGCATAGGCTGCGGCCTAGGCGGGGCTGCATGGTCTGACTCGATCGTTGGCTCGCGAACTCGGAGCGTACGGCATCTGCGTCAACACCGTCGTGCCCGGCCCGATCGAAGTTGA
- a CDS encoding extracellular solute-binding protein: MKKRIVATAILGSVALLLSACSSAEGEKAGGTTTISFSHWGNNEEAATLKSMVAAFKKGNPDVDVQINWVQSDYEQKLQTTIAGGKQPTVAQISNNTLPGFAAAFAKQDVDSSAYYTDTFVKSMTVAGEVKATPFVAKPKVMAVNAALFKAAGVDLPSADTPMSVVDFIALAKKLTSGTGKSKKFGSGPLYYPNWLITNGGGVYNAAGDKCTLDSPIAATAADTMIAARAADGFTPTPADADGQDMFEWLATGRLAMQPDFGPWDIPKLVALKDPDIKLVRVPGAGQPMEVTGLGISSKATGAEKTAATAFVKFMSTSTDAQSLLTTAKASLGVPVINGALDSFKQVAPDLNLAAFTEAVKVGVVEPGTVKDPQIRTAMLEALNNDTALGAGKQDPAKVLAAFNQTCQSMLGQG; encoded by the coding sequence ATGAAGAAGAGAATCGTTGCCACCGCCATTTTGGGGTCAGTCGCGCTGCTGCTTTCCGCGTGCAGCTCCGCCGAAGGGGAAAAAGCTGGAGGAACGACCACCATTTCGTTCTCGCACTGGGGTAACAACGAGGAGGCCGCCACGCTCAAAAGCATGGTTGCGGCTTTCAAGAAGGGAAACCCCGACGTCGACGTTCAAATCAACTGGGTCCAGAGCGACTACGAGCAGAAGCTGCAGACCACCATCGCCGGTGGTAAGCAGCCCACAGTTGCTCAGATCTCGAACAACACCCTCCCCGGCTTCGCCGCCGCCTTCGCCAAGCAGGATGTTGACTCGTCGGCCTACTACACGGACACGTTCGTGAAGAGCATGACGGTCGCCGGAGAGGTGAAAGCAACCCCGTTCGTCGCGAAGCCCAAGGTCATGGCTGTCAACGCGGCGCTGTTCAAGGCCGCAGGGGTGGACCTGCCGTCCGCCGACACCCCGATGTCGGTCGTCGACTTCATCGCCCTCGCCAAGAAGCTCACCTCGGGCACCGGCAAGAGCAAGAAATTCGGATCTGGCCCGCTGTACTATCCGAACTGGCTCATTACCAACGGCGGCGGCGTCTACAACGCGGCGGGTGACAAGTGCACGCTCGACTCGCCGATCGCGGCGACGGCCGCCGACACCATGATCGCCGCGCGGGCCGCCGACGGTTTCACCCCGACGCCGGCAGATGCCGACGGTCAGGACATGTTCGAGTGGCTGGCAACCGGTCGACTTGCCATGCAGCCCGACTTCGGCCCGTGGGACATCCCCAAGCTGGTCGCCCTGAAAGACCCTGACATCAAGCTCGTTCGCGTGCCCGGTGCCGGTCAGCCGATGGAGGTCACCGGCCTCGGAATCTCCTCCAAGGCCACCGGGGCCGAGAAGACCGCAGCCACCGCTTTCGTCAAGTTCATGAGCACGTCCACTGACGCCCAGAGCCTCCTGACGACAGCGAAAGCGTCCCTCGGCGTTCCCGTGATCAACGGTGCGCTGGACAGCTTCAAGCAGGTCGCGCCTGACCTCAACCTCGCGGCGTTCACTGAAGCGGTCAAGGTAGGCGTGGTCGAGCCGGGCACAGTCAAGGACCCGCAGATTCGAACCGCGATGCTCGAAGCACTCAACAACGACACGGCACTCGGCGCGGGCAAACAAGACCCGGCCAAGGTGCTCGCGGCGTTCAACCAGACCTGCCAGAGCATGCTCGGACAAGGCTGA